From Chiloscyllium plagiosum isolate BGI_BamShark_2017 unplaced genomic scaffold, ASM401019v2 scaf_8714, whole genome shotgun sequence:
ctcccagtgtcccatactcccagtgtcccatactcccAGTGCCTCatactcccagtgtcccatacacCCAGTGTCCCATACacccagtgtcccatactcccGGTTCCCATACTCCCAGTGCCCCATATTCCCAGTGCCCCatactcccagtgtcccatactcccGGTTCCCATACTCCCGGTTCCCatactcccagtgtcccatacacCCAGTGTCCCATACACCCAGTGTCCCATACacccagtgtcccatactcccAGTGTTCCATACTCCCAGTGTCCTATACTCCCAGGGCCCTATACTCTCTTTTCCCCTTGTACCTGGTGTTCCTGGGCATACTGGTTGGCCTCTAGGTCATCCTTACTTGGCAACACAAGGGGTGTCTTCATCTCTGAATGATGACAATTCCTGGTTTTCCCTTGCCCCAAATGCTTCGTGTCTCTCCCATTACTGCCCATTCAGGCTCGCGTGGTCTGGCTAAGTCATTTCTCATTATGTTGAACGGTCCCTCCTCAATCCCTCGTCTGTCACTCCGGTACCTCTCCAACCGAATATAaaatattatgatcactactgCCTCACCACCCAGCTGCCACCACATCCAACTGTGCGCTCTCAACCCGAGCAAATCCTTCCTCTTGGGGCTTGCTATAAACCGCTCTCCCCAACACATTCTGGAAATGTAGTGCATGGTCCTCTTTTTGCCACTCTGTGCGATTAATAATTCCTTCTTGGTGTGGCCTCGTAGATGCTACCCTGAACCCCTcatctataggagaaagtgagggctgcagatgctggagatcagagctgaaaaatgtgttgctgggaaagcgcagcaggtcaggcagcatccaaggaacaggagaatcgacgtttcgggcataaggaaatcctgaagaagggcttatgcccaaaacgtcgattttcctgctccttggatgctggctgacctgctgcgcttttccagcaaacacatttttcagcccccTCATCTATAGCCAGCCTCACTGCGTGAGAGAATACTGCAGCtcggggagagagaggggggaggtgTCTGGCCTGCTATCTCCATGCCTATATTACTGGACAAGACAACATTCCAAATCTGACCCCTTCGGAATTTCAAATGCAATTGAAGAAAAcgaatgtggaatttaaaatctaCTCGATCAACACGATTGAGAAACTATCGGTTTGAAGGGATAAAGAGGAAACCTGTTCCCATACAGACAACTCCAGAGATATTGTAATACACTCAGGGACGTACACCCCCTTGAGAATTAAACAAGCCTGGTGTTCTCCAGGGAGAGCCTAAAGGCAAGGACACTACTAACTTAGGGAGCGATGGCCTCCTGACGTTATCGCTCAACTCTTCATCCAGAaatttcattggcaccacatctataagcgtccattccctcccccaccactgacgctcagtagcggcagtgtgtactgtctgcaAGCTGCCCTGCAGAAGCTCGCCCAAGATCCTCAGGCAACTCCTTCCAAGCCCATCTGGAAGGACAcggggcagcagatagatgggcaCATGACGTGCCCCCTCCGAGTCACTCCGCAACCTACACCACTCCGTCActgagtcagaatcctggagttccctccctcagggacagcaggtggactgcagcgggtcaagatggcagctctcctccccacccccccaccccctccccaccctctcaAAAGGGGGGCAACTAAGGACGGGGCAATTACTGCTGGGCCCAGCCTGCGACACCCACTTCCCACAAACacgaatgaatgaataaattcacTCAGGCACTGTCCAGGGGACCTGACCTCCCACCCTGTCACGGCAGGATTttaattttgggaaaaaaaaaatccaaattagGAATTTACTGATGAAGTTATCGAAACTGAGAAAAGATTTCTGGTTCACGGAGGTGCTTCTGGGGGGGAAGCATGTCTGTCTTCCTGTGTGTAACAAGTGACCTTTGAACCCCGCAGCGATGGGGGTAGACTCTCAGGCCCtccctgaaatggctgagcaagccactcagttgtcgCAATCGCTATAGCAACGGGTACAGCTCTCCGCCAACTAGCTCCAGGGCAACCAGGGGCGGCCaataaataaatgctgaccaactcATGGGCCCACGGGGGGAGGGTTTAAAAAGTGCCCCACAGTCTCTGTAGCCCAGAGCATCGAACCCCCTGCCAATCACACAGACTCATTCctatgctgtcactttaagatgTCATTTTGTCATGTTGCTTTTTCCCCCCTGTGAGAgatgttttaaggcagaggtaccaACTTAGCGAGTGACGACCCATAACGTAAacaggccttgggtttttttttttgtttccagttggAACAATAGGAGCAGCCTGGCTGGGTGTGGCTAACTCTAAGAACCAGGATTtctaatgggttttttttttgtaacttttCAGGTTGAGCTTTAAGAAGTTGCTGATGGAATCCCAACAGGACAGGAGTTTTGACAAAGTGGCAGTATTGCTACCCTCTGTCAGTTATAGCTGGAAGCTGAGGTTTCTGTCCACTGCTGGGTTCCTGGCGACACAGacctgtttttctgaatttgtcttttttgcTAAGGGATGTGGTTATGGGACGTTACTAAATTGGAACCGTTAATTAGTAATAGtgactgtatctattattcggttaaggtttGAACAGACTCAAGTCATTCCAAGCTCATCTTTCTTTTTGTTGACATTTTAAGtctagtgtttgaataaattgcatTCTGCTTAATATCGAGTCGTTTTGATCAATCATATTGCATCTGGgacacagcacttcacatttaccttaaaaataagaaaaggttagggtcaaGGCTAGAATATTTTGAAGGGGGTCTGGTCTGGACCATAACGTCCCTCGTTTTAGCTCACCCATTTCATTGCGAGGGCAAAGGGCAGCTACATTGAGGGAAGGGTCCCAGTGGTCAAACCCTCAGAGTCCCCTCCACCTGTGATTCAGATGATACCAAAGCATTCTGGGTCCCAATACCTGGAAAAATGTCATGGTGGATCCTCCATGGATGGTGCCATACTCGATGTTGGTTTGGTCAGCGAGGTCGTCAGCAGATTCGATGGGGACCTCCATCCTCTGCACTGTCAGGAAGGCAGCAAGGTTTGCTGTGTATGAGGAGATGATGATCAGAGTAAAGGCCCACCTAGATCAGGCACACAGTTCAGGTCCCAGTCAGTTAATGCTGGACAGAGAGAAGACATCCCCACAACCCAACACGACATGCCCAGCTCCGCAACGGGGGGGGGGAAGCCTCCCTCTTCCCCCGGGTTTCCCGTCAAGTTGTTCCATCCTATTGATCCCAGTTTGGGCTCCGCCTGGGCCGCACGGCTCCTGAACCTCGTTCTGGCCTCGGCTCAAACGCGGAttaaagagctgaactccagaggggaaTTTGACATCCAGGCTGCATGTGACCGGGTATGGCATGAAGGACCCTGGGGCAAAACTGGAGTTCAacgcagctaaatgtgaggtgatgtattttgggaaggataacaggaaggcagagtactgggtcaatggaaaggttcttggtagtgtggatgtgcagagggatcttggagtccatgtacatagatccctgaaagttgcctcccaggtggaCAGTGCTGTTGAGAAGGCATTCGGTGTGTTCGGttttattggtagtgggattgagttatggccgcacttggaatattgtgtacagttctggtcgccccactacaggaaggatgtggaagctttggaaaaggggcagaggagatttaccaggatgttgcctggtctggagggaaggtcttatgaggaaaggctgacagaTTTgagcctgttctcattggagagaaggctaagaggggatttgatagtcaataggtgcaggggtaggccattctgcccttcgagccagcaccaccatccaaaatgatcatggctgatcatccttaatcagtatcctgttcctgccttatctccataacccttgattccactatctttgagagctctatccaactctttcttaaatgaatccagagactgggcctccactgccctctggggcagagcattccacacagccatcactctctgggtgaagaagtttctcctcatctctgtcctaaatggtctaccccgtatttttaagctgtgtcctctggttcggcactcacccatcagcggaaatacaagatagagacatacaagacgatcagaggattagataggtagATAGTGAAAgacgttttcctaggatgatgacgtcagtttgtacgaggggggtataactacaaattgaggggtgatagatttaagacagatgtcatgGGCAGGTTCTTGACTCAGAGAGTGGTctgggtgtggaatgccctacctgccaatgtagttaacccagccacattagggagatttaaacaatccttggataagcacatggatgatgatgggatagtatagggggaaggagctgagaatagttcgcaggtcggcgcaacttcgagggccgaagggcctgttctgcgctggatTGTTCTATGGGATCAAAGGGTATCGGGGGCGAAGATTCTCCTGGCTGGAGTCCtatctggcacacaggaagatggttgtggttgttggaggtcagtcatctcagctccaggccatcgctgcaggactccctcagggggtactgtcctaggcccaatcatcttcagctgcttcatcaatgaccttccctccaccctaaggtcagaattggggatgtccgccaatgattgcacagtgttcaggacCATTCacggctcctcagatactgaagcagtccgtgtccaaatgtaacaagatctggacaatccCCAGACTTGGGTCGACAAGTGACAAGAaacattcaggccacacaaaGGCCAGACAGTGACCATCACcgataagagacactctaaccaccgcccttaacattcaatggtgttaccatcactgatatcccccactatcaatatcctgggggttactattaatcagaaactcaactggacccaccacagaaacacagtacctacaggaacaggtcagaggctgggaatccctcagcgagtaactcccctcctgactccccaaagtctgtcatagagtcatagagatgtacagcacggaaacagacccttcggtccaacccgtccatgccgaccagatcccaacccaatctagtcccacctgccagcacccggcccatatccctccaaatccttcctattcatatacccatccaaatgcctNNNNNNNNNNNNNNNNNNNNNNNNNNNNNNNNNNNNNNNNNNNNNacaacatctttccgataggaaggagaccagaattgtacacaatattccaacagtggcctaacctatgtcctgtacagccgcaacctgacctcccaactcctgtactcaacactctgaccaataaaggaaagcataccaaacaccttcttcactatcctctctacttgcaactccactttcagggagatatgaacctgcactccaaggtctctttgttcagcaacactccctaggaccttaccattaagtgtataagtcctgctaagatttgctttcccaaaatgcagcacctcgcatttatctgaattaaactccatctgccacctctcagcccattggcccatctggtcaagattctgttgtaatctgaggtaaccctcttcgctgtccactacacctccaattttggtgtcatctgcaaacttactaactgtacctcttatgctctcatccaaatcatgtatgtaaatgacaaaaagtaaacaccaccattgaaaaggcacagtcaggagggtgaggggatactccccacttgcccctggatgggggcagctccaacaacactcgagaagctcgacaccatccagggacaaagcagcccccacacccacaaacatcctcTCTCCCcatcaccgacgctcagtaacagcagtgtgtaccagctacaagatgcactgcagaaactcaccaaagaccctcaggcagcaccttcccaacccacGGCCACACTTccactgagaaggacaaggggcagcagatccatggcaACACCACTCCTTGAGAGTTCCCCTCTCAGTCACtccccatcccgacttggaaatatctcgccGTCCCTTCGGTGGGGCTGGGTcaggatcctggaattccctccctcagggacattgtgggtcagcccacagcacgTGGACGGCAGCgattcaagatgacagctcaccccccaccctctcaaggggaCAACGAGGGACGGGGTAATAAACGCTGGGCCCAGCCACTGATCCCcataccccatgaatgaataaaacatcaCACATGAAGTTACTGCAAGGTCTGTGAAATGTGAACTGTGCCAAATCTCCTGGCGCCTGCCGATCTAACTCTGTGAATGCATCTCCGAATCAGCCAGGCACAGCTCCTGCCCCGTGGATCCCAGTAAGGTGTGAAACCAGAGGTGAATGGCGTGGAAGAAATGATTGTAAGCCCCCAACGTGCGCACCAGTGAGCGAGAGTCTGACTGGAGATGTTCCGATCCTGAAAGCTGCCATCCTTTCCCACGGTGAGAATGGGAGATGGGATGAGGTAGGCGATAGTCAGTGAAAGGTCGTTGCTGTTCCTCCCCCAGTGGAtagatgcccccccccccccgccttcccCCAGCCCCCATCCACTCACCAGACTCCGCTGACACAGCGCGTGGAGAGAGCACGGGGCATAATCTCCGAGCCCTGCTGCATGAAACCTCCGACCGGGAACCAGAGGCTGTTTCCCAGCGTGTACTGGTTCTCCAGGATGTCTACCCGCTCTCTCAGGCACGGGTGAGGGTTGTACCACTCATAAGGGCTCATTCTGCCAAAGGAAAGGAGACGAGGCAAGGTGACTGCCTGAATGGCTTCACAAGCAAATGTAACAAGATCGAGACAACCCCCAGGCTTGGCCCGACAAGTGACGAGTAACATTCAGGCCAGacagtgaccatcaccaataagagacactccaACCACCGCCCctggacattcaatggtgttaccatcgctGATATCccgagagtgtggaaacaggcccttcagcccaacaaatccacactgacccttcaaagagtaacccatacatttaccccagactaatacacctaacctatgcatccctgaacactacaggcaatttagcatggccaatccaccctgacctgcacatctttggactgtgggaggaaaccggagcacccggagaaaacccacgcagacacggggagaatgtgcaaactccacacagacagttgcctgaggcgggaatcgaaccagggtccctggtgctgtgaggcagcagagctaaccactgtgccagtatGCCGCCCCCACCGAATACCTCATCATCTAAAggggaaactcaactggactcatcatatcaacacagtggctgcaaacgcaggtcagaggctgggagccctgcagtgagtaactcccctcctgactccccccccccagcctgtcccaccattggaaaagcacaggtcaggagaGTGAGGGGATACaacccacttgcccctggatgggggcagctccaacaacactcgagaaactcgacaccatccagggggAAATCAgcccccacacccacaaacatacCCTCCCTCGCTCCCCCCACCGACGNNNNNNNNNNNNNNNNNNNNNNNNNNNNNNNNNNNNNNNNNNNNNNNNNNNNNNNNNNNNNNNNNNNNNNNNNNNNNNNNNNNNNNNNNNNNNNNNNNNNNNNNNNNNNNNNNNNNNNNNNNNNNNNNNNNNNNNNNNNNNNNNNNNNNNNNNNNNNNNNNNNNNNNNNNNNNNNNNNNNNNNNNNNNNNNNNNNNNNNNNNNNNNNNNNNNNNNNNNNNNNNNNNNNNNNNNNNNNNNNNNNNNNNNNNNNNNNNNNNNNNNNNNNNNNNNNNNNNNNNNNNNNNNNNNNNNNNNNNNNNNNNNNNNNNNNNNNNNNNNNNNNNNNNNNNNNNNNNNNNNNNNNNNNNNNNNNNNNNNNNNNNNNNNNNNNNNNNNNNNNNNNNNNNNNNNNNNNNNNNNNNNNNNNNNNNNNNNNNNNNNNNNNNNNNNNNNNNNNNNNNNNNNNNNNNNNNNNNNNNNNNNNNNNNNNNNNNNNNNNNNNNNNNNNNNNNNNNNNNNNNNNNNNNNNNNNNNNNNNNNNNNNNNNNNNNNNNNNNNNNNNNNNNNNNNNNNNNNNNNNNNNNNNNNNNNNNNNNNNNNNNNNNNNNNNNNNNNNNNNNNNNNNNNNNNNNNNNNNNNNNNNNNNNNNNNNNNNNNNNNNNNNNNNNNNNNNNNNNNNNNNNNNNNNNNNNNNNNNNNNNNNNNNNNNNNNNNNNNNNNNNNNNNNNNNNNNNNNNNNNNNNNNNNNNNNNNNNNNNNNNNNNNNNNNNNNNNNNNNNNNNNNNNNNNNNNNNNNNNNNNNNNNNNNNNNNNNNNNNNNNNNNNNNNNNNNNNNNNNNNNNNNNNNNNNNNNNNNNNNNNNNNNNNNNNNNNNNNNNNNNNNNNNNNNNNNNNNNNNNNNNNNNNNNNNNNNNNNNNNNNNNNNNNNNNNNNNNNNNNNNNNNNNNNNNNNNNNNNNNNNNNNNNNNNNNNNNNNNNNNNNNNNNNNNNNNNNNNNNNNNNNNNNNNNNNNNNNNNNNNNNNNNNNNNNNNNNNNNNNNNNNNNNNNNNNNNNNNNNNNNNNNNNNNNNNNNNNNNNNNNNNNNNNNNNNNNNNNNNNNNNNNNNNNNNNNNNNNNNNNNNNNNNNNNNNNNNNNNNNNNNNNNNNNNNNNNNNNNNNNNNNNNNNNNNNNNNNNNNNNNNNNNNNNNNNNNNNNNNNNNNNNNNNNNNNNNNNNNNNNNNNNNNNNNNNNNNNNNNNNNNNNNNNNNNNNNNNNNNNNNNNNNNNNNNNNNNNNNNNNNNNNNNNNNNNNNNNNNNNNNNNNNNNNNNNNNNNNNNNNNNNNNNNNNNNNNNNNNNNNNNNNNNNNNNNNNNNNNNNNNNNNNNNNNNNNNNNNNNNNNNNNNNNNNNNNNNNNNNNNNNNNNNNNNNNNNNNNNNNNNNNNNNNNNNNNNNNNNNNNNNNNNNNNNNNNNNNNNNNNNNNNNNNNNNNNNNNNNNNNNNNNNNNNNNNNNNNNNNNNNNNNNNNNNNNNNNNNNNNNNNNNNNNNNNNNNNNNNNNNNNNNNNNNNNNNNNNNNNNNNNNNNNNNNNNNNNNNNNNNNNNNNNNNNNNNNNNNNNNNNNNNNNNNNNNNNNNNNNNNNNNNNNNNNNNNNNNNNNNNNNNNNNNNNNNNNNNNNNNNNNNNNNNNNNNNNNNNNNNNNNNNNNNNNNNNNNNNNNNNNNNNNNNNNNNNNNNNNNNNNNNNNNNNNNNNNNNNNNNNNNNNNNNNNNNNNNNNNNNNNNNNNNNNNNNNNNNNNNNNNNNNNNNNNNNNNNNNNNNNNNNNNNNNNNNNNNNNNNNNNNNNNNNNNNNNNNNNNNNNNNNNNNNNNNNNNNNNNNNNNNNNNNNNNNNNNNNNNNNNNNNNNNNNNNNNNNNNNNNNNNNNNNNNNNNNNNNNNNNNNNNNNNNNNNNNNNNNNNNNNNNNNNNNNNNNNNNNNNNNNNNNNNNNNNNNNNNNNNNNNNNNNNNNNNNNNNNNNNNNNNNNNNNNNNNNNNNNNNNNNNNNNNNNNNNNNNNNNNNNNNNNNNNNNNNNNNNNNNNNNNNNNNNNNNNNNNNNNNNNNNNNNNNNNNNNNNNNNNNNNNNNNNNNNNNNNNNNNNNNNNNNNNNNNNNNNNNNNNNNNNNNNNNNNNNNNNNNNNNNNNNNNNNNNNNNNNNNNNNNNNNNNNNNNNNNNNNNNNNNNNNNNNNNNNNNNNNNNNNNNNNNNNNNNNNNNNNNNNNNNNNNNNNNNNNNNNNNNNNNNNNNNNNNNNNNNNNNNNNNNNNNNNNNNNNNNNNNNNNNNNNNNNNNNNNNNNNNNNNNNNNNNNNNNNNNNNNNNNNNNNNNNNNNNNNNNNNNNNNNNNNNNNNNNNNNNNNNNNNNNNNNNNNNNNNNNNNNNNNNNNNNNNNNNNNNNNNNNNNNNNNNNNNNNNNNNNNNNNNNNNNNNNNNNNNNNNNNNNNNNNNNNNNNNNNNNNNNNNNNNNNNNNNNNNNNNNNNNNNNNNNNNNNNNNNNNNNNNNNNNNNNNNNNNNNNNNNNNNNNNNNNNNNNNNNNNNNNNNNNNNNNNNNNNNNNNNNNNNNNNNNNNNNNNNNNNNNNNNNNNNNNNNNNNNNNNNNNNNNNNNNNNNNNNNNNNNNNNNNNNNNNNNNNNNNNNNNNNNNNNNNNNNNNNNNNNNNNNNNNNNNNNNNNNNNNNNNNNNNNNNNNNNNNNNNNNNNNNNNNNNNNNNNNNNNNNNNNNNNNNNNNNNNNNNNNNNNNNNNNNNNNNNNNNNNNNNNNNNNNNNNNNNNNNNNNNNNNNNNNNNNNNNNNNNNNNNNNNNNNNNNNNNNNNNNNNNNNNNNNNNNNNNNNNNNNNNNNNNNNNNNNNNNNNNNNNNNNNNNNNNNNNNNNNNNNNNNNNNNNNNNNNNNNNNNNNNNNNNNNNNNNNNNNNNNNNNNNNNNN
This genomic window contains:
- the LOC122546819 gene encoding glutamate receptor ionotropic, kainate 5-like produces the protein MLLVTCRAKPGGCLDLVTFACEAIQAVTLPRLLSFGRMSPYEWYNPHPCLRERVDILENQYTLGNSLWFPVGGFMQQGSEIMPRALSTRCVSGVWWAFTLIIISSYTANLAAFLTVQRMEVPIESADDLADQTNIEYGTIHGGSTMTFFQ